Proteins encoded together in one Streptomyces sp. B1I3 window:
- a CDS encoding Imm21 family immunity protein, translated as MITSSSITGVASGPSPVWVESMGGPLIVVPVSALASWGGCTESGLMAGDAIAPDDYDRACAVDDSAGVIPIDENGSQALVLADEPATSCYLPEHRAFLRWLAAETEAGLRAAADAVLADPATVWDECGTWVSDGPAVLIDSAEAGCDLGIEYPDGGMPAQALVPLSAGRWRVRATQTKADEENWVGLVQLLPTES; from the coding sequence GTGATCACTTCTTCATCCATCACAGGCGTTGCCTCCGGCCCCTCCCCCGTCTGGGTGGAGTCGATGGGCGGCCCTCTGATCGTCGTCCCCGTCTCCGCTCTGGCCTCCTGGGGTGGGTGTACGGAGAGTGGTCTTATGGCGGGAGACGCCATTGCCCCAGACGACTACGACCGGGCCTGCGCGGTGGACGATTCGGCCGGTGTGATCCCCATCGACGAGAACGGCTCGCAGGCCCTGGTGTTGGCGGACGAGCCGGCGACCAGCTGCTATCTGCCCGAGCACCGAGCGTTCCTGCGGTGGCTCGCCGCCGAAACCGAGGCCGGGCTGAGAGCCGCAGCAGACGCTGTCCTCGCAGACCCAGCCACGGTGTGGGACGAGTGCGGCACTTGGGTCTCGGACGGTCCGGCGGTGCTCATCGACTCCGCCGAAGCAGGCTGCGACTTGGGCATCGAGTACCCCGACGGCGGGATGCCCGCCCAGGCATTGGTCCCGCTGTCCGCCGGCCGCTGGAGGGTCCGCGCCACGCAGACCAAGGCGGACGAGGAGAACTGGGTCGGCCTGGTCCAGCTCCTGCCCACCGAATCCTGA